The DNA sequence GGTATACTGTAGTTACTAAAATACTAACAGGATACTTTCAACCTCTACATTACAGCAGTTTTGAATAGGACAGCAAAAGAACTACAGTTTTTAACTCTCCAGAATTGTTTTCCTCAAGTGTTTTCACTTGGCAGCCTCCTTGGATTACTTACCACATATCTATGGGGGTGGAATACTCAGTGGAGCCCAGGAGCACATCTGGTGGACGGTACCACAGTGTCACCACCTCATTAGAGTACGTCTTTGTGGGAACTGACTTAGCTCTGGCCAGGCCTAGAATAGCAAAGATGGCATATCACATACTTTTTAAAAAAGTTTTCTTTAAGAATTACAGTGAACACACAATCTTAAACACGTATTttaaaattgatgacaaatgTAAATTTTAGGAAATAATCCCTTTATGGAAATTTAGGGCCGAATGGTTTCTCTCTCACAGCACGGAAGGGTTAATTATTTCTCTTAGTTTCAGGAATGTGCCGTAAGCCTCACCAAAGTCAGCCAGCTTGAGCTCTCCTTTGTCATTGATGAGAAGGTTTTGTGGTTTGAGATCGCGATGTAAAATCTTCCTTGTATGGCAGTAGGAGAGGCCACGCAGTAGCTGAAACATAAAGATCTACAAGAAAGTGAAAGATACAGGCAGGCAGATTGAGAGAGCCACACATTTACTGTCATGGATTCTTTTCCAGGGTCATGTTATAGAAGCAGaaattgatttaaaaataatatgaaaCATTAAAATCAAAATACAACATTATGAAAATTAGATGTTATGTTCACATAACAgagattttatattatatataatgagATAATATTGTAGTTTGGAAATGCTTCTATAGAGTGAGAGGGGAGCAAGTCTACAATAAAAATATACCTTCACTTGGTGGTGACAATATGACAATAATTTATTTCTGTGTCAACGATAAGCGTTTCTGGGTTATGGTAAGAATTATGTTACAatactacatttacatttacttttattaatcaaacacttatgtccaaagcaacatacaaatgAGGCAAGTAATACATGTTAAACATAAGGCTATGTGTTGTTGTGGAGCCAATAAAGCATGAGTGCAGTtaagctgagcttccagtgaatgccaAGTTACAACTGCATTACTTAACATTATAATTATAAGGACAGAATAAACCAATAAGCACCTATTATGCCTGCTTGTTAAGAGGCTGCAAGAGTACTACAACAAAAACTGAGTGATGCAAAACAAAGCACTTTCAGCGTGCATAATATCTTAGCACTGCCTATATATCATGCTTCATTGTACTGTCTCAGTTGTTCAGAATTTAGTGCTTAGATCTTGAACTAAAAACTTGATTAATGTTCATTTGTACTTGAAACTTTCAAAACTTTaatgttaaatatttttaaagcacttttgcTGTAATGAGTCAGTTTCTTTcatatgtacagtattttaaaagccttaataatgtttattgttgttattataacgctACAAGCAGTGTTTCTTGTAAGGATTAAAATTCCTGTTTAAGTGGATAAATTACCATTACTATATACATTCTAGATTTGGGTGgctcataaacaaacaaaaaaaattatgatcTACTGATGTAGGAAAGGGGGGGGTCCATTTAGTTGCTTCATaactaaataaaagaaaaaacaagtaataaaaataactatccaTAGTCTCTGTTATGGTTGTCTAAATTAATTGGACACCCGGGCTATAGCGATATAGTACTCTCCATATTTTATGTTTTGTAATTCTTTCAAAACATGTGAGCTTGATGTCATTCTTCGAAATATCTATCAGATCCCAGAACAAAGTTTTGAGTTTCGAAGTCATGTTATAAAGTACGTGCTCTGCTTTGGAGGGAAGTGTGCCTCTTGGCATTATCCCTAACATAAGGTCAAGGTCTGACATATCTTAAAAGGAACTATTTTTGTAAATGACTGTGTTTTTGTTGTATTAACTTCTGTATTATAACCGGTTAGGCAACAAAGATATGAACTGTGTCGTATGACATGAATGCTGCTTGGGCGGTTTTTATTTCAAAACATTCCTTTACTTGACGCCACAGACTTGCCAATAAAATCAAGCAATATTTTGTCCTTGCACTTGGGGATTTATGTGACAATAGGTTGACTTGACATTTCAGGAGAATGACATAAAGCTTACCTTTACATTGTTCATACTCATAAGGTTTCCACAGTTGTCCATGTACTGTTTTAAGTCACTGTCCTGTTCAAGATGCAAAAAAAGTACACAAAGTTTAGGTGGAGTAACAAGCAACATACACTCATATACTGTATGTGACCctaaacagactgacattcgactattgaaacaaactgaaaagcaTTCCAAATTATAGCCTTACTTATAAGCTCTTCAACCATTAACTGGATATTGgaagaggatttttttttttcatttttgtcaTTTATGCTGCATTACATTCAAAATATTGTAAAATATTGTAATTCTTTCCTCTAGGTGTAATATTTAAGCAATACAATGCCTCCATTTAATGTGTTATATTAACATAAATTGTAAATCAAAGAATGAAATATGCTTTCTCGATTCCTTCTTTACgattataataaaataaaccaCTCCTTACCAGGTACTCAAAGACGAGGGTGAGTGAGCGGTCAGTGTGGATGATGTCATGCAGAGTTACTATGTTCGCATGCTTGAGATTCTTTAACAGAGACACTGCAGTAACATTcagatttatttataattattcacattttttttctgtaatcaatcATACAATTGCAAATAACATCAGCAAGAAGAGGCTACTGTGGCCTGAACATTTCATCCCATGTCCCTAAATGGCAGCCTTTTTCACTTCACATAAAACCATGCCATACCTTCCCGAATGGCTGTGCATGGCGCCCCTTCCTCATGTTCTAGCCGAATCTCTTTCAGAGCCACCAGGTTCTCTGTGAGCTTGCTGCGTCCTTTGAATACTGTAGCATAAGTACCCTAGTTGCATGAAAAGATCATGAAAATCATTTTCAGTCAGCCTGTCAAGGCCaactttacatttttaaaaggcaTGTCACAATtcaatttgttttaaagaggcaaaGCACAGTGTTCATATAAGGTTTAATTATGTTTTCAATGAATGTTCTTTATTAGAATTGTTGTTTTGGTCTTTTGTCATTTGGGTGCGCCATTTTGTTGTATTTCTTCTGTGCTTATGTTGATACACCCACAGTCTTATGTGACTCTGAGGACCTGGGAATGTTCCCATGTTTTTCTATCATTTTTGCTGCAAGTGACACTGATGATCTCTGTACTCCTGGATATGTAAGGAACACATACAGAACAGTGTAAAGACAGATGTCATTGAAGTTTTACATCTATTATTTTACGTAATTGTTATTCTATATTTGATCCTCTTTGAATAGaaaatgcttatggtttttTCACAAAGCAGCAGAATGATTAGACTCTTTGCAGTTGGCCAAACACAGCATTGGAGTTTCAGCATTTCCTGGGTGTGAAAGTAAATGAAAAAGTTTGCGATACTCACCTCCCCCAGCTTTCCTAACTTAACATATGTCTCCAATTTACCAAAGCCGATGTCAGACTAAAGGTAGgaaaataggaaaaaaaatacatcaaaaGGTTCAGCATCCTtgcttgaaacaaaaaaaaatctattatatattctttatatatatatatatatgcatattatatgcacgcacacacacacacacatatacatatacagtactgtgcaaaagtcttaggcaggcaaagaaaatgatgtttagattatcctggtgtcggtgtaaaactatgatattatgcctgtcaaagtgtgtcagcttcgccatttcagaacctctgctaaaaccatcctagtatttgcagtgaccgtccagtgcagccatgtatttttttgacttggccactagcacacctcatacagctggtcaatctgtcactgactttttaaaccaatatatttaattatttaattgagctgttggtgaaatatAATAAAATCTAGCCacctagccatccaactagatatcagtaactttttagaaaacataagaaatttttactagtttttattgtgttactcttcatttgcacatgttctgatgttaaattgtgttttttgttctaagccaaagtacatttgctacccagataaacagctttaaacatttctttggactgcctaagactctaCAGGAGCGGGAAGTCAATGTTATGGACTATTGAGAATCAGTGCATTGCGAGCCATGGAAAAGTCAGTGTGATGGCTTGGGGTTGCTTTGACTGTGACAGAGCTAGAGATCTTTATTAAATTCATGGCATTGTCAATGCCTAGAGCTATCAAAGCATACTTCAACAGCATATCATTCCAGCAGGATTATGGCTCATTGGAAAGCCTTCAACGAGAAAATAACCCAGAAGACACCTCAAAATTGTGCAACAGCTATCTGGTGAAGGATGAAACTCATCCTCAATCCCATAGCACTTGATGGCACAAACTGGACAGAACAGTCAAAGCAAAGTATCACAAACACCCTACATCTCTGGGGATGACTGCAGATATACTCAGAAGACATGTACACTGCCCggccaaaaaaacaataaatcgccatttgaatttttcgtTGAATtgcctttagctttgattatggtGGACATTTGTCATGGCATTGTTTCCACaagcttatgcaacatctcaccctttattttcatACAGATTTGCATGAATTTCTCACCAAGATCCTGTACTGACAAGTGAGTTGAACCACCccataaagcctccttcagcacatcccaaagaccttcagtgaggttaaggtcacaactctgtggtgaccaagtcatacgtgaaaatgattcctcacgcTCCCTGAACCACAATGAACCCAATGGATCTTCGCATTCTTGTCCTGGAATATGTCCATGCCAACctgatgatggatggaggtgtaacctggcTGTTCAGTAGGTTCATGAGACGGGGGCAGTTTATCAAATTCCATCAGAATCGCTCTTGGCAGTCTAAAATGGCTGACAAGTCCCAAATCATCACCgaaaaaaataatcattgtGGTCTCCAAATattcacttccttcttatttggCTGCCAGCAATGTCCTCTAATAAATCTAAATATCCAATGATTATACTGCCTGTGACATACTTACACACGGGCCATTTCACACCTATTACATGTGAGTAAACGTGTTAGTGCCTACTCATGTTGACTTCTCAGTAGGAATATCTCTAACTTAGattatacaaaataaatatattggtACATAAGAAAGTCATTCgcttaaaacaataaaacaaatgctgaatgttagctgtgtattagataataaaaaatgtatttattaatggaCATTTCACAGTGTAAAAAATAACTGTAAATGCAACTTAAATGCACATTTCTATCTGAACTCCAGATGAGTCTTTTCCATTTCCTCCACAAAGTTCATCTGACTGTTCTGAGaaattcatttaatttttacaAAGCTTTAATGAATGAGCTCCTAGGTTATGCGTGTAGCATGCGTCACCATGGTAGTGTTTGCCACTAAGAAGAAAGTCAGTGTCATGAAAACAGAAACCTGTACCTCTACTtcgttatccagctaagcaagacaCCCAGCTTCGTCATACAGGCCCCACATTCATTGAATCCaacataacattattattattattcattagcATTATTTTGTATTGCACAATTGCACAAATGAGgctcaaaaacacaaaaatcttTAGAAAAATGAATTGTCATCTTTTgccaaatttaattttaccaactATTTACCCAAAAAGTCAAATTTTTATGATTGTATATATCCAAAAATTAAAAGGAGCATTCTGGAatgattttgaaatatttacaaaaacagatgaattcatccatccatccatccattttccaaaccgcttatcctattggatcgcggggggtccggagcctatcccggacacAATGGGcaggagtcagggaacatcagatgaattaaaaaaaactcatatggttttcacaaaaattgaattTATGAATCATTCTTTTATACTAAGATGTGTTAACAAGTGCAACTTTTCTGAAATTCCTGTTCCAGTTTTACAAAAAAGCAAAACTGCCCAAATAGAATATGATTTTCCCTCTACATGATGTTTTAAGATGAACTgcacatgtacatcaattaaccACCATTTCACAATTTTACCACATcataactgtacagtatatgttcGAGAGAAAATGTCCTTTTCAGGAATTACTCAGCAGATAAGTGATTTTTAATGTACATTGGTGTGTAATGTAAGCTGCTTTTGACTGGCTCTGCTTTTGAGGACACTGACTAATACAGTGATTGGCTGAGAAACATAGAAGACAGGTGCTGACCAATGAGGCTCGTCTGGACATCCGGCTTAAGGGTTTGGAGGGTGCAGTGCTGTCCATCTGCAGCTTCTTCAGGAATTCCGGTGGAAGATGTATGTCCATGGGCAGAGACATGCGCTTACTGACATCCTGTACCACAGAAACTTCAATTAACACAAAACACCCTGTGTGTTTTGGGGGATAATGACATTGAGAGTTTTTATTACAAACACTTTGTTTACCCAGTCTGAGTAATTACCTTTaagtgtatactgtatataactgaACTGTCTATTTTTCACTGTATCACATTACTACAAAATATTGTATTACTCAGATATCTGTATATGGTACATAACAATCCTTTGGTTTATGCCTTCAGAACAAAATTGATATTTTTTTCCATACACTTTTTAAACATTACCATTACTGTGATTCACTGTAAAATTGTCTATGGAATGGTATTAACTGTTGTATAAAGTGAAGATGTTTTAGTTCAATAAACAACCCTGAAATCTTGAAGAATCTGCCCTGATACTTTTCCTCCTAGAAAAATAAGattaatattattaaataaGCACACAATATTTGAACTCCAAATATATTCTGAAGAGTCCATGTTGTCGCTGTTAGAATAGGTCTGAAAAACACTGCTCCTACATACATGTTAAAGAGGCTGTTAGGTAAGGTGTTGGAGCTTTGTATGTTTTGGTCACAGTTATCCACAGTTGAATATGGCGTCCTTATTGCTATAGGTCTACCCAGTAAATGTGAAAATTTAAGCCATTGACTTCCGAATAAGCATATTTCTTTTACTTGGTCACCCTCACAAAAAGTACGTCCATGTTGTTCTAGCAGGAAAATGCAAATATAACATATGAACAATGTGATCATGTGGCCAGCACAAGGACAAGTATGAAAAATGGACGGACATGTGGATAGATGAATGAATGTATGCATGGATGGGTGGACAAAatgacaccccccccaaaaaaaaaaaaaaaaaaggaagatgATATTGTTTACTGATTGAATGAACACTCCGCATTATTGTAGAACATCATGCAGGGCAGGGGGTCTCCAACCTTTTTCACTGCTTTAACAAAGAAAATAATCAGGGGAGCTACTAGTTGTATAGGGGAGCTACTGTGTATTTGACCTGGTCTCATCATCGTTTGAGACAAAGTCAAATACACATCTGtatgcaaaattaaaaaaaaatacttcagATTTCTTTTAAGCTCTGTGTGAACTACTAAGAGCTCACAGTCGATGCGCTGCCAACCACTGATGTATATATACTGTGCATGACTATGCAACACCTGCTACAGCTTATGTACACATAAAATTACTGTTCTGTGTGTCAAGTACTGTGGAGGACATCCACGCATTCTCATTTGGCCTGCAAGTATTATATGTATGAAGAATGTATTTATTCCATGTTTTGTACCAATTGCATTATATGTATACCATACTGACCTCCACAGAGAAGCAGTGCTGCTGTGGTGGCTTGCTGTGGTAGTGGAACTGGGTGGGAGAATGGCTGTTATTGTCTACAGCGAGGGAACCGAGCTCAGGTTGCAGGGTCTGCATCGCCAGCCAGTCCGGTGCCAGGTCTGTGTAGTGTACAGAATTACAGGTACGGGGGTGATATTCAAACATCTTTCAATCAACTATCGAATACAGGGTCAGAGAGGGACCAGGGGGCTCATTTGCAAAAAATGTTTGTACATTCTTGTGGAAGAGGAAACGTTTGTACAGATTTATAAAACCTTTCATAAACCAAGATGTGCATCATACAGGTTATGAATCCCACTTATTCTATCTTCCTTTCTAcagaacaacaataataatttacTACTTTAGTCTAGTTTTAGACCAAACTATAGCACAGCAACAGCCACAGTAAAAGTAATGAATAATTTGCTTAAGGCTTCCGATCATAGCTGTATATCTTTGTTTGTGTGGCTAGGTCTAACTGCAGCATTCAGTACCATGGACCATAATATTGTCTTGGACCAAGAAGTGTATGCTCAGTTGTAATAATAATCACAATAAAAAATTATACAGTAATCCCTCTGCACTCAGGCTGGCTCAGTTTAAAAGCCATGTTTTGGGTATCTGTTGTACAGATTGCCAGTGGTGGACATTGCAAGAAGTATTACAGGACCCTAATTCACATTATAGCTACCGAACTAAATCTAAAACAGTATAAATAGATGTTCAGAGTAGCATCTCCATTTAATCAGAAGTACTGTGCATTTGTCTTGGGTTCATATCTTGCTTCATGTTCTTTGAGATTTTTTTCCCCGACAAAATTGGTAAGTAGGCTCCTCTGTtatttgaaaaatatatattttctatgttgactatatagaaaatatattTCCAGCAGAAACCTATATCTAATGTACACCAGAAAACTATTAACTTGTCAACATAATGATCGTCTACACTGGGTTTTCTGCTCTGACTACATAGAACACATGTAGCCTTCTTCTTTGATAACATGCAACTGCCAAAAtggttaaaaataataaatatttatgcatTTTCATATCTATGACACATAGCCTAAACATTGAAACTATAGTAAAAGACATCAGTCATGTAATGTTGCCTGCATGATATCAGTATGACTATCAACAGGCCTTTAGCTGAGAACTGTTTACCGTACACATGAAAAGAGGTGCCACTCTGACTCTCTATATGAGACACcattgccacacacacacagacacacacaaaagcaggtttgtaattatatctctgGCGGGTATGGAAAATGTGTAACATAACTAGAATGATGGGCATAAACTATCTCTACATAATAATATTGAATACAGCCTTTCTGTACTAAATTCAGTATGCAACATACAATTACAAACTATGCAACATAAATAAGGATGTGGTATGTAAGCTACCTGTACATAATATAGTATGCTATATAGTATAGTAGAGCAGCAGGTAATGTAGCAgcaatacaaatacaaacatATCAATTAAAGAAAGTTAAGTGGCTGGTGGAGTGAAGAGTTGGTGCTGCTCACTTGGTGAGGGACTGCAGGGAGTTCAGGAGTCTTATAGCTGTTACAAAgtctggttgagcttgtctggaTGCTGTGGCAACCATTTAACCATTTTCAAGTACACTATCTCTCACTCTGAATGAGgctaaacaaaaataatgtgATTGTTTGCTAGTTAAAACTGGTCAACTTTATGGTCTTTTGTTACTTTTCTAAATCAAACATTCTATTATTGATGGCCATTATCATAGGTAAACTCAATGTATCGACTGGTCAGTGAACgtgaaaactcattaat is a window from the Brienomyrus brachyistius isolate T26 chromosome 8, BBRACH_0.4, whole genome shotgun sequence genome containing:
- the cdk18 gene encoding cyclin-dependent kinase 18; the protein is MNKMKNFKRRFSLSAPRTETIEETEFTEQINQLNIHHNEHLAPDWLAMQTLQPELGSLAVDNNSHSPTQFHYHSKPPQQHCFSVEDVSKRMSLPMDIHLPPEFLKKLQMDSTAPSKPLSRMSRRASLSDIGFGKLETYVKLGKLGEGTYATVFKGRSKLTENLVALKEIRLEHEEGAPCTAIREVSLLKNLKHANIVTLHDIIHTDRSLTLVFEYLDSDLKQYMDNCGNLMSMNNVKIFMFQLLRGLSYCHTRKILHRDLKPQNLLINDKGELKLADFGLARAKSVPTKTYSNEVVTLWYRPPDVLLGSTEYSTPIDMWGVGCILFEMATGRPMFPGSTVKEELHFIFRLMGTPNEENWPGITANEEFRSYLFPQYRAQPLINHVPRLDTEGIDLLSSLLLYETRERISAEASLKHPYFKSLGEQIHSMPDTSSVFSLREVQLQKDPGHRASAFQQGARGRNRRQSIF